Genomic DNA from Candidatus Cloacimonadota bacterium:
CAAGTTCCTGCTGTTCTTCAGTATTTACTTTGTAAATGTTGATCTTATCTTTATATTCATCTGCCAGTTCTTCCAGAATCGGAGCAACCATTTTACAGGGAGCACACCAATCTGCATAGAAATCAATCATACAAGGTAATTGTCCTTCATATTTCCATTCTTTATTCTGATCATAGTTATAAACTTTTTCTTTAAAAGTTTGCGTTGTCAAATGTTCCATTTTATCTCCTTTTTTATCATTTTTTAGAA
This window encodes:
- the trxA gene encoding thioredoxin — translated: MEHLTTQTFKEKVYNYDQNKEWKYEGQLPCMIDFYADWCAPCKMVAPILEELADEYKDKINIYKVNTEEQQELAAAFGIRSIPSLLFCPKDGKPQMAMGALPKESFIKAIDDVLLKTNVN